A section of the Virgibacillus sp. NKC19-3 genome encodes:
- the rsmG gene encoding 16S rRNA (guanine(527)-N(7))-methyltransferase RsmG — translation MNPQAFREALSEQGIVLNEYQMKQFAIYFQTLVEWNQKINLTSLTEEADVYLKHFYDSITLAFHYDFKEAISICDVGAGAGFPSIPLQICFPYLHVTIVDSLKKRITFLKHLAAQLELTNVQFHHDRAENFGKSRAFRETFDVVTARAVARMSVLSELCLPLVKRQGIFMAMKGSNIHEELEDGESAIRLLGGKIDKTHIFTLPQEDSERSIVMINKSGNTPKKYPRKAGTPNKEPIV, via the coding sequence ATGAATCCGCAAGCTTTCCGAGAAGCATTAAGTGAACAGGGAATTGTATTAAATGAGTACCAAATGAAGCAATTTGCTATTTATTTTCAAACCTTGGTAGAATGGAATCAAAAGATAAATCTGACTTCTTTAACAGAAGAAGCAGATGTTTATTTGAAGCATTTCTATGACTCCATAACATTAGCGTTTCATTATGATTTTAAAGAAGCTATTTCGATTTGTGATGTGGGTGCTGGAGCAGGTTTTCCAAGCATCCCACTTCAAATATGTTTTCCTTATTTGCATGTAACCATTGTAGACTCACTAAAAAAGCGGATTACCTTTTTAAAGCACTTAGCAGCACAACTTGAACTAACGAACGTTCAATTCCATCATGATCGGGCAGAAAATTTCGGAAAAAGCCGAGCATTTCGGGAGACGTTCGATGTAGTGACAGCCAGGGCGGTTGCGCGAATGTCTGTATTAAGTGAATTATGTTTACCACTTGTCAAAAGACAAGGCATATTTATGGCAATGAAAGGTTCTAACATTCATGAAGAATTGGAGGATGGGGAATCTGCTATCCGACTATTAGGTGGAAAAATAGATAAAACCCACATCTTCACGTTACCTCAAGAGGATAGTGAGCGATCCATTGTAATGATCAATAAGTCGGGGAATACACCTAAAAAATATCCAAGGAAAGCTGGAACACCAAATAAAGAGCCTATTGTATAA